The genomic stretch GACTACGAAGAGGTGTCCATACCCTATTGACCTTTCCTTTTGACCATGTTCATGGGTACGGACAGGGAATATCCCCCATTAAGGGTTCGCTAGCCCCGGAAGTGCAAGATCTTCAACGGTCAACCCAGACAGATGTACTTATATTTCATGAAAAATATATAAAAATCATCGTTTTTCACGCCAAGTAATTGTTTTTCATGGTATATTTGTCATTATATTTCACGTCATCATATGAAAAATAATGATTTTTCACAGAAAATAACGGTTTTTCATGGCCGCACCTTACCTGAGGAAGGTTTCTTGGTAGGTCAGTCCCTTTTGATTGCCACAATGGAGAATCAATTTGATGTAGCGGTTCCCCTGCCTGATATATTGGCCATGGCAACGGAGAAGCACCAACGCTACGATACGGACCAATGGCAAGTGTTCACCATAAGGCACAAACCCAAGGACGACCTGAAAAGCCATTTGGTCTTTGCCCTTAAATACGAGCCCTTGGACCTATATCTCCTCAAAAGGTTTTTCGAGTTGACCGGGGATGCCATCATACACCAAATGTTGGAAGAGGAGCCCACGGGGCAATACACTAGAAGGGCGTGGTTTCTATACGAATGGCTGACCGGAATAACCCTTGACGTACCGAACCTGAACAAGGGCACTTATGTAACGGTGGTGGACCCCAACCTACAATATACGGCCGAGCCCGAGAATTCCACACGGCATCGCGTCAAGAACAACCTGCCCGGGGTCCCGGGGTACTGCCCGATGATCCGACGGACGGCAAAACTGGATGGGTATATTGCCAAGGACCTATCTGAAACCATCGAAAAGGGATTGGGCAAACGGGACAAGGATCTTATTCGAAGGACCGCTGCTTTTTTATTGTTGAAGGACTCGAAGGCATCCTTTGCCATAGAAGGGGAACATCCCCCGAGCATGCGGGCAAGGAATTGGGGAAAAGCCATAGGCCAATCGGGCAAGTCCCCTTTGGGCATACAGGAGATCGAACGGTTACAGCATATTGTCATCGGCAACAAAAAACTGAGGCATATGGGCATCAGGACCGGGGAAGGCTTTATTGGGGAGCACGATAGGGAGACCCTCTCCCCCTTGCCCGACCACATCTCTGCCAAGGCCAAGGACCTTCCTCTTTTGATGCAAGGGTTGTTCGGCACGAACGAGCTGTTGCAGAAGTCTCGGTACAATCCTGTATTGGCCGCGGCCACCATCGCATTTGGCTTTGTTTTTATCCATCCCCTATCCGATGGCAACGGGAGGATACATCGCTATATCATCCACCATTTGCTTACCCGGATGGGGTATACCAAGAGAGGTATGATATTCCCCATATCCTCTGCCATTCTGGAACGGATTGATGAATATCAGGATATTCTGGAGCATTTTTCCTCGCCAAGGGTCGATTTGATCGAATGGGAGGAAACACAAGACCATAACATCGATATCCTGAACGAAACCATTGATCTATACCGGTACTTTGATTTGACCAAACAAGCGGAATTCCTGTATACCTGTGTGGAAGAGACCATTGAAAGGATCATACCGGAAGAATTGGACTATTTGGAAAAATACGATCGGATGACAAACCTTATCAATGCCCGTGTGACCTTACCGGATACCAAAGTCGATCTTTTGATCAAGTTTCTGAACCAGAATGAAGGTATATTGTCCAAAAAAAGAAGGGAAAAGGAATTTGCGGAATTGACAGATGCTGAAATCCAGGAAATTGAAGATTCATTCCAAAGTATTTTCCAAGGTTGATGGGTAACCTGACCCAGTTTGGGTTCCCTAACTATTCAAATCCCTATCTGTGGTAGGACACCGGCATGGTTCGACCAAAATAAAAAGGGTTCGCTTTCCCGAACCCTTCTTTTGTACCATTTGGAAGCCCTATCCCTCCAATATTTTGGCCTGCCGTTCTAAACTGGCCACCCTTTCCTTGATCCGTTCCTCCCGTTTTTGACGCTTTTCAGTATAGGATTTTTCGATTCCCAAAATCTTCTCCTTGTAAAAGGATTGCATTGCCACATAAAAGGATCGGTTGGTCAAATCATTGGAGTGGTTGCTTTCCCCAAGGTGTACCTGTCGGGTCAACAGGAACCGGAGCAGTTTATACAAGGTCTCCTTTTTGAAACCCTGTTTGAACCGGGCCACCCGTTCCCCATCGGATAACTTGGAATCCTCGCCGAAGAATTCCCCAAAATGTTCCCTTTGGCTATAATACCCGATGTTGTTCTCGAACAGGGAAATGGCAATGGCCACCATTTCATCCGTGGACAAAGGCTTTTTCAGGTTGATATAATCGGTCTCACGTATCATGTCCACGACTTCCTTGAACTGGTTGTTGTTCTCGATCTGTTTTTTCCGCAATTCCCGTGTATTGATCTTGATGATCTGCTCCTCCGGGGTACACTCGGACATTTTGCGTTGCTCCAAGGCCTTGGTACCTGAACTTCCACTATGGGTTTCTTCCCTGACCTTCACAAATACCGGCCGGGTCAAATAGGTGTCCGTTTCCAGCAGGATACCCTTTTCAAATCCAAGGTCCACGGCCTTGTCCCATGCCTCCTTTTCCTCCGTGAAGGATTCCAGGGCCTCTTTCAGGAATTCACCCAACTCTTCCTCGGTATATTCATAGTGTCGGTGCTCCTCCCTAATGTGATTCATGGTAGGTTCTATGGGCTCCTTTAAAATGTCCAGCCCATTGGTCAAATGCACCGCTAGGCCCTCCTTTTCCATTTGGGCCATGACCCATTGGTTGCGTTCCTCGTCCACCCGGTATTTGTTGATGTTGGGCACCAGTTTCAATCCTTCCTTTTTCACGCTTTTCAATAGCTGCATAAAGGTCTTGGTCTTTTTGTTCTCAAAACAGGAGGTCCGGGTACAGACCATCTTCCCATCACCGAACAAATTGCCCTGATTGGCAGCATTGAAGGGACAGGTATGGCAAGCCCCGGCTTTGGGAAGCAACGTCTTATCCGACAACCCAAAAGGGGCTTTGGACAGATCGAAGGTGCGGCTTTCGATCATCCGTTTGATCCGATGTTCCTGGAATTCGTCTTCTAGGCTTTCCAACAGCATCAGTTGTTCTCCGGGTTCAAAAAGGGCCACGGCCACCCCTAGGGAGAGGGTCATTTCCCCACTGCGGATAAAGGCCTTGAATCCCTCGATCAATCCTGCCAACTTGA from Flagellimonas oceani encodes the following:
- a CDS encoding Fic family protein is translated as MKNNDFSQKITVFHGRTLPEEGFLVGQSLLIATMENQFDVAVPLPDILAMATEKHQRYDTDQWQVFTIRHKPKDDLKSHLVFALKYEPLDLYLLKRFFELTGDAIIHQMLEEEPTGQYTRRAWFLYEWLTGITLDVPNLNKGTYVTVVDPNLQYTAEPENSTRHRVKNNLPGVPGYCPMIRRTAKLDGYIAKDLSETIEKGLGKRDKDLIRRTAAFLLLKDSKASFAIEGEHPPSMRARNWGKAIGQSGKSPLGIQEIERLQHIVIGNKKLRHMGIRTGEGFIGEHDRETLSPLPDHISAKAKDLPLLMQGLFGTNELLQKSRYNPVLAAATIAFGFVFIHPLSDGNGRIHRYIIHHLLTRMGYTKRGMIFPISSAILERIDEYQDILEHFSSPRVDLIEWEETQDHNIDILNETIDLYRYFDLTKQAEFLYTCVEETIERIIPEELDYLEKYDRMTNLINARVTLPDTKVDLLIKFLNQNEGILSKKRREKEFAELTDAEIQEIEDSFQSIFQG
- a CDS encoding ParB/RepB/Spo0J family partition protein encodes the protein MEAQTKKRATRKAGNNQGSKSEQTKTVEKVENVPQIQLLGIDSVFPDPDQPRKTFDEQSLNHLEQSIAEHGVLQPITVRKSDEGFIIVMGERRYRASKLAGLTTIPAMVRDYRDTEILEVQIIENLQRKDVEPTEEAEAIQFLLDRYEPGEIAKRLGRSENYIRQRIKLAGLIEGFKAFIRSGEMTLSLGVAVALFEPGEQLMLLESLEDEFQEHRIKRMIESRTFDLSKAPFGLSDKTLLPKAGACHTCPFNAANQGNLFGDGKMVCTRTSCFENKKTKTFMQLLKSVKKEGLKLVPNINKYRVDEERNQWVMAQMEKEGLAVHLTNGLDILKEPIEPTMNHIREEHRHYEYTEEELGEFLKEALESFTEEKEAWDKAVDLGFEKGILLETDTYLTRPVFVKVREETHSGSSGTKALEQRKMSECTPEEQIIKINTRELRKKQIENNNQFKEVVDMIRETDYINLKKPLSTDEMVAIAISLFENNIGYYSQREHFGEFFGEDSKLSDGERVARFKQGFKKETLYKLLRFLLTRQVHLGESNHSNDLTNRSFYVAMQSFYKEKILGIEKSYTEKRQKREERIKERVASLERQAKILEG